The Pseudanabaena galeata CCNP1313 genome includes a region encoding these proteins:
- a CDS encoding DUF29 family protein has product MEELLELKGFLLSGNISDALLIVEEMTEMSKDDKLNKIYSFAKILLMHLIKQHAENRSTRSWDLSIKNSVREIQRTNQRRKAKGNYCEPSELRETIEEAYEIALDAAAGEAFEGRYESDALGAMVDREAIVNQAIALVSGEA; this is encoded by the coding sequence ATGGAAGAGTTGTTGGAACTAAAGGGATTTTTGCTCAGTGGCAATATCTCTGATGCATTGCTGATAGTGGAGGAGATGACAGAGATGAGCAAGGATGACAAGCTGAATAAGATTTATAGCTTTGCCAAAATCTTGCTGATGCATCTAATCAAACAACATGCCGAAAATCGCTCTACGAGATCGTGGGATCTATCAATTAAAAATTCGGTACGAGAAATTCAGCGTACCAATCAGCGACGTAAGGCTAAAGGAAACTATTGCGAACCTTCAGAACTACGCGAGACAATTGAAGAGGCGTATGAGATCGCTCTAGATGCTGCTGCGGGTGAAGCTTTTGAGGGCAGATATGAATCTGATGCGTTGGGTGCAATGGTCGATCGCGAGGCTATTGTTAATCAAGCGATCGCTTTAGTTTCGGGTGAGGCATAA